ATCAATTTATGTAACTCAGATAGTATTTGAAATGTCTTTTGCATGTTTCAGGCTGGTATCGTGATAGGCCCGGTTGTCCTGGGAAGTACAAAAACATTACAAGACCTGTTTCGCGATTCAGGAGGGATGGGCTTAATGGAACTTATCTCCTTCATTGGGTTAGTTTTTTTCAATTTCCTTGTTGGAGTGAAGACGGACATGGATATGATTACGAAAGCAAGTACATCAACTATGGTCATAGGCTGCTGTACTTTCCTCATCCCTTTACTTTTTAATACAGCTATTTTAGCCATTATAAGAAAAACTGTCACGATGGGACAGAATATGAGCGATTCTCTCGGATTCGTTCAACTGACACTATCTTGCTCGTCCTTCTATGATACTGCTTGTGCTGTTGCTGACTTGAACCTCCTCAACTCGGAGATTGGTCGTCTAGGCCTGGCCATTTCGATAATCACTGGATTGAGCAAttggttttttgatttttcacacACCTTATATTTAGAAGCCACTCATTTGAAGCAAAGGACGTTGTTATTGTCGTGGATAAGTAAAATTTTCATTATAACTGCCATTTTATTCATTTTACGGCCAGTGATGTCGTGGATGAATAGAAGTACTCCAGAAGGAAGAACTTTGAAGGAAGGTCAtgtttctttcatccttcttagcGTTATGGAATTTCATTTTTTAGTCAGTTCATTGGCATAGATCCTTCTCTTGGACCACTTATGATTGGGCTAACGGTACCTGTTGGGTCACCTATAGCAGAAGCTGTTCAGAAAAAGCTCGAGTGCTTCGACACCTTTGTGCTCTTGCCGCCATCTTACATAATAGCAGGTTATCGCGTACAGCCATTCAAAGTCATTTGGGAAAGTTTTGTAGTTGTGGAGATAATGATGTTGCTTGCTTACTCTGCAAAGATTATTGTAGTAATATCGGCTTCCCCTACTTTCGGATGCCTATAGAGGATTCCTTGTGTCTCGCTCTCCTTTTAAACTGCGACGGGATATTCTACATGTTGTATTTAATGGCCATGGTTGAAGCAGAGGTTAGTTACATAGTATAAGCACTTAGCATCTGATATATATACCACTAATATTTTAACTTTATATTTTAACTTTAACGTTTGATTGCAGTTGATGAGTCAACAAACTTACACAATAATGATCTTCACAAATCTATTGATAACAATGGTAACTACGCCGATAGTGAAACATCTATATCATCCTTCGAGGAGGTACGCGGGCTACAAGAGACAAACCATCCTAAATTCTGCTGTCAACAGTGAGCTGCGCATACTGGCTTGTGTTTACAATCAAGAAAACGTCCCCAGCATCCTCAATTTCCTTGAAGCCACTAATCCAATTACCAAAGAAAGCTTTGTATGTATATATGTTTTGCACCTCGTTGAGCTAGTTGGTCGTGCAACTTCCCTCCTCATTGAACacagagaacaaaagaaaaaacaatttacACGAGCCAACAGCCGTAATTCTTCAGATAAAATTATAAATGCCTTCCACCAGTTCGAACAACAGAATGAAGGATACACAATAGGGCAATGTTTCACTGCAATATCACCGTTCTCAAGTATGGATAACGACGTATCTCAGATAGCAATGAAAAAGAGGACGAATCTGGTGACCATACCTTTCAGTGAGTTAGACGAACATCTTTATCGGACGGTCAACCGAAATATTTTACAAAAACCACCTTGCTCAGTTGGGATACTCTTTGACCACAAAAATAGTTCTGGAGCTGCTATTGATGTTTCCATGAGTTTGCATAATATTGCCATGATTTATATCGGAGGTGCTGATGATCGAGAGGCACTAGCATATAGTATGAGAATGGCAGATAAGCCCAATTTACAACTCTCTGTTTTTCGATTCACGCATATAAAGCCAAaccaaaatgcaaaaaaaaaagatgatgaattgataggttatttatgggacaaaattaTGAACACCGAAAACATTGTTTACAAGGAAGAAGATGTAACAGATTGTGCAGATACAGCAAGTAGAATCAAATGCCTGGAAGACTCTTACGACTTCATAATTGTTGGGAGACGACATGATAGTAGCTCACCAATTTTGCATGGACTTGATGAATGGTGTGTTTTCAAAGAACTTGGTGTGATTGGAGATCTTTTCCGTTTTGGTAATGCAACAGTAGGCGtttgtagaaaaattatttgtcgATATACAAGTACCAACTGAGGATGAGGAGGATGTTTATAGTCATCTGCACTTTTGATTATGACGTATGTTGATGTAAATGGTTCTAGCTAGGTATGTAATACAACACAACTTGCAGATTagatcattttttgtttttggttttatagATTTCTTCTTCTAAGATGATTTTATCAAGTTAAACCCGAGATTTATCTTGACAGTTAATCCAACCGTTAGCTGTAAAAACTGTCCTCACTGGACTCATGGCACATCCAACTTAGCGTCACATCCTCAAAAGTGGGTGTAGATTAATGTTGGGGAAAATTGGGAAGATGCCCTATTATGAggtgcaatgttggaaatctgccccaaCAATTCCGTCAAAAAACtcagttaagtcacatgtgtgaGTTCACACACACAAAGAAAAAGACAAATATACCCTTCAAAACTCAGGGTTCagctcaaaattcatgatttaggATTTAGAGTTCAAAGTTTAAGGTTcagatggtggtggcggcggttttGGTGGTGGTTCTagcggtgatgatggtgttacGCCTGTCACTTAACTGAGTTGTATGTCAAAGTTAACCGAATGAGGCATTTTTCCGATATTTTTAAAGCtggggcagatttccaacattATACCCTATATTGAggcattttcccaattttcccttAATGTTATCTTAGTTTTCTTGCTTCAAAAATAGACTCTTCCTTCACTTTTTTCTTATTTGGTTAGATAACGCATTCCTTTCTTGTGCAATGCGGAATGAAGATCTAAGCTTTCAATTGAGTAATAGATTAAACAATCAAATTGGGACGCATTATTTAAGATCGACGGAAGGATATGACACCATTTAGCTCATGTAATTGTCGATCACATCTCTGTACTATCCTTCCTAATTACAAAACAAACTTCAGTTTTGAGCATTGGCAGTACACCACAAACTATATCAGTCCATCTGCACTAGGACCATGTAATCATGTCATTGTGAATATAGACGAGAATCCTCTGAAAAAGTGAACATTCAATTTACTTAAAATATGTGCATACTGTTGgaacaatatttattaattattattttaatgtgtttaactaaataaaattaatttattgttttatttgtgaatgaaaaacttattagtcccacattgtggagtttccactttttagttgttttaagagattatataagctttttagtcccacatcggggaattcctcttcttaaattgttttattccattatataaagaaattcactacttttgtaaaatcatgggaaaggggttgctctatattttagagggacccctaaggaaaaatattttatagcgtttttttttaagcatttgcgattttccttaacggttttttcggagttgccaagctcaagttgagcatatactgtattagggtgttttatcctggagatatccgtcttgtgagggctatagcatcactcttgagtgtagccgggcgctaatgtcttaaggacagcgtgttgaacacgtgactcactctgttttccaaagttttgccttgttgctgttgcggagatacggggagcttgttcgtttcgtcaaagcaatcacttccattataaaggagctaagtatcaataacttttgcttatttgatttttctttgtttttgattatttcacccaacaatcttaagacattagtatttgtaataatcgaaaacgattgattggtttgtgaatcatggatgttaattgtggagtgaaaaacaaaaacgaatttctagtcagctgtagagtttcaattttatcttttaatctagaagtaATTTCGATGAACcattttgacacaacgtagtcgacatcctgatagttacccgcgtaaaatttcagaatttttggagttgtaaaagtatttttttgatattttacaaacagaaaaacgtttctgaaaaattctgacgagcagaaaattgttgttaactaaattaatttttgtggggtaaccatgagttttttgaaacgctgattcaaacgaagtttgtatatatagatgttatcttcaaaactcatattttactttctgatttggaattgtgatttgtgaataaaggtgtcatctccgagggacatggctaatatccgcatgtggttggaaacaaatcttccaaagatggcaaaggtgagaacatcgaacgcaactctaagcatggtcttcatgataaaggtatatttcgtaaacctgaatccggaattactttagttaagggtgagtgttatgtttgtaaaattcctggccacgcggcagtaaattgtagacaacataaaaaccttaataagtagaaagttaatgctaatttagttgaaacaaactagaacgagtttggtggcatgatgtcggaagttattttaataaccaatgtgagagaccagtaggtggactctggagccaccaagaatgtttgttgaaacagagacctgttcacctcctatcataggataggggatgtcgagaaactcttattgagtaactcatatgcaatagaggttgcataaaaggaaaaggtcgagcagaagctcatatctgtaatattctcacattgaatgaagttttcatgttccgagcatatgcgaaaatcttgtatcttgttctgttgtagatggaaaaatatttaagatcttaattgaatctggaaaacttgttgtaactaggcagtgattttttaagcaagagttataggactttgggtctatataagcttaacggaaaaactgatgatgtgaacgtagttgattcttgtgatatctttgtgtgattgattgttttacgtggtagacttggaaccgtaaacttataagtcaatgcttaactggctagcataggcttcgtacccaaatttagtttggattttgaacacaaaagtgaaatctgtgaagaatcaaaatatgctataaaatcttttagcacaaatgttcagagtaattctaagcctttagaattaattcagttaggcctagttgacatgagttcaacccaaaaccactgtggtaaaagatggttataacttccgtagatgattgtacgaggtactatcttgtatacttgcttaggataaggatgacgccttagaagccttaagatgtataaacttgaagttggaaaccaattagaagacttgaacataacaactgtatcattaaggagatgataatttccatgttgattagttcaggattacctgcggccttgtggggggaggcagtcctcttaactagtatatcctgaataaagtacccttttaagaatcagatgaaactccatatggtttatggaacggtagatgaccttcttatgaatgtgtcaaagtgtgggggcgtttgactaagattgtaattcctcttcctaaaagaactagattgaaaccaaaaatgttgattgtgttttcgtatagggtatattgagtatacttctacaaatagatttttggttgtgtgttctgattttttctgacattggtgtgaatattattacggaatctagggatgctgagttctttgaacatgtttattctaaacctgtacctcattagagatgtgttgttgatcccctagatttattttcaaataatctgtattttaatcgacaaatgcatgaatccttctgaaccaaattaAAGGCAATATTCCTAAAATAGTGGGTCTTAATTAGCATCTtatcacaaataaattatttaagGGATCATTTTTGTTCAATGGATTGCAAAAACAAGAATCTTGTTACAAGATAACTTAGGCTATGGAGTATTCAAATGTTAGTCTTATTGTGTTCTTGGTCCTAATCTCATCACGGAAAGACAATTTGTATACGGAGAAGAAGCAAGTGTATGGAAAAGAGAACAGAAGATTTGGAACTGGAAAAACAACTAAAAATTCTAAACAAAAAGCCAATCAAAACTATTATGATAGGTGTTATGTTAATCTCCCTCTTTTGTATTCATCTTAATATTTTCTTTAGACTTTGGTTATTCATAAACTTGGTTTTTGCTAATATATTTCCTTGGTATGCTCTCAGACCAAATTTGGAGATACAGTAGATTGCATCGACATTTATAAGAAACCTGCGTTTGATCATCCGTTGCTCAAAGATCATAAAATACAAATGGTTTCAAGTTTAATTCCAGAAGAAACGACTAACATAAACGTTTCATCATCTATTTTTAGGAGCTTAAATATTGATAACGGGTTTCAAAATGAAAGATGTCCACCAAAAACGGTACCTATCCGCAGGATAAAAAAGGAAGATTTAATTAATGCTCGAAAGCTTTTGCAAAATAGGATTCCAATCGATCCAAGCGCTTACACTCTCTCGCTTATGGACATCCGTGTAAGCATTGTACTTAGATCACTTTTGTGCATGATCGCACTTTTTATCTGTTGGATTTTACATGCCCATGCAAATTCTCGTTTCAAACTTTTCAAAATTATTTTATACACTCATATTTTGCTTTTCCATCTCAATTTTTTGGACCTATAGTTGACCTGAAAAGTTCCTCCTGGAAAAACACAAAATCATATCCTTTTAATCGTGGATGTAAACTCGTATGATTCCAATATCATATCATAGGGATCATAATTGGTTATTTGAGCTGCATCCTACGTGGTTTAAAATTAATGGATTCAGAACCGATAATAAACCCGGATAAAACATTTAAATTTCTTAATAAAGTTTCTTAATGTTTCTCTTAAATCAAATACTATATTTTAATTTAAAGTTATTTATTAATGGTCTAGTTAGTGAATATTAAATGTAAAAGAATAGAAAAGAGTTAAGCTCGCGACCATAATTAAGTACTTTTAGTAAAATTACACTTGCATATATTCCGTTACTTGGTACTTCACAAGTTTTGATATGGCTTAAAAAAATAGTTTTGATGGAACTAACCATAAACCAGAAAAATCACCATTAATGTGGGATTAAAatattgtttggttatttattgATGTAATATACTTTTactaagaaaatttggtttggCACTTATAAGATACGTTGTATTTTTTGGTGGTTATAGGTTGTCTCTATTGTAGAATTTAGCGAAACGAAGGCATTTTTTGGAGCTTCAGCTCATATAAGTGTACATGGGCTTGAACTAGATAACAACTAGTTCAGCACTGCACAAATTTGGATCAAAAATGGTccagatgaagaaaataaatagCATTGAATTTGGTTGGATGATAAGTCATCTATTTACTATACTGATTTGTGTTATCTTCTATTAATAATATTTTTCGCTTACTTTGAGGTATATCCTGTAGTCTTCGGCGATAACCACACTCGACTATTTGGTTATTGGACGGTATATTTGGACCTTAACATggtttttttctaattttattctATGAATTTAATATACATGGTGTatatttttctactaattcaaTATACATGGTTTTCTTTTAGAAATTAATACACAGATTTTATGCATCCTGATGCTAATATTAAAAATGCTGACGCTAATGGGTTGAGATCAAATCCTGAATTCTTACATACTAATTGAATCCTGAATTCTCACACAGTAATTAATTTTTAAATCCTAAATGACAGGCAGACAATCAGAAACAAACAGGTTGCTTCAACGTGCTTTGTTCTGGGTTTGTTCAAGTTGACAATGATGTATCTCTTGGTGCAGTTTTAGAACCATTATCAGTCTATGGAAAAGATGCATGGGCGCTGCATGTCAAAGTATACCGTGTAAGTATGACCTTTACATTTAAGAATTTTAGTAAGTAGAAGTTTTGTAACAACTTAATGGGATGATTTTTATAGGTTCTTCCTTATAAAATGCATGAAGAGATTTTCTTAGATTGTCTTATTATAAATATATTGACAGGACCCACAGACTGGTAACTGGTGGTTGATTACTACCAGAACTATAGGATATTGGCCAAAAAGAAATTTTACACATTTAACAAACAATGCTTCAGTTTTACGATATGGAGGGGTTGCAGGGGCTAAACCTCAAACACCATCTCCGCCGATGGGAAATGGGTATTTACCTCAACTTGAAGATTATTTGGAAACGGCATTTATGAGGAAAATGAAGTACATTGATGAAAAAGGCCAATCTGTTAACCTAAACCCCTATGGAGTACCAATCAAGCATGATGCGACGTTAGATTGCTACAACATTTTGTTTGCTGGTAATATAGGAGGGGATTGGGAGATAACGACGGCGTTTGGAGGACCTGGTGGTATGTGTCCTTAATATTCCCTATGAAGTACCAATCAAGCTTGATACGATGTTAGATTTCTATAACATTTTGTTTGCTGGTAATATAAGAGGGGATTGGAAGATAACGACGGCGTTTGGAGGAACAGGTGGTATGTGTCCCTAAAATATTAATGCTGCATAAATAATATTTAAGTGTCGCAATTTTCTTGTATTCAAAAATATTTGGTTGTTTCAAATGTTATTTTTTGGATATACAAATTTGTTGTGAAGAGATCAGAGAAATGTTACATGCTTAGCTAAAGTTCCGTGTcgggttttttttattttcataaaaacgaagtttttgttcctaaTTATATCCTAGAGTAGAAGTGTAAATTGGATTGTGCCTGCACGAGCACAGTCCAGCACGGAACGTTAAAATTTGAGCACAGCCCAACCCTGCACGTGACTGAGCACCGCACGGCACAACATGTTAATTTATTGGGACGGGATGAATTTGACTAATCAGTACAGTGACCCAGCACAGCACGTAACATGGATAAGCACATGACACGATACAGCACAACACGTTAAAAAATCACGTCATAGTTGGTATAAAACGTTACACTACATGgtacaatacatcacattttgtgtatatttcacaaaagagacATTATTCTAGCCAATTATGTTATATTGACTTATTTTCATAATAACACATATAATATCTAAATATTTGGAAAGTATTTATattgaaaaatataaaataaatgtgccCGGCAAAGCACAATACAACACGGCACAACACGCTTATTTAAGAAGCTAAGATGAGTCAGATTAGACTGCTACGTACCTTAACTGATGTAATCCATCGAAATTTTTGGTACAAGCCATAATAATGAATGAAACTACCGAGAA
The nucleotide sequence above comes from Papaver somniferum cultivar HN1 unplaced genomic scaffold, ASM357369v1 unplaced-scaffold_115, whole genome shotgun sequence. Encoded proteins:
- the LOC113329060 gene encoding cation/H(+) antiporter 15-like; the encoded protein is MDMITKASTSTMVIGCCTFLIPLLFNTAILAIIRKTVTMGQNMSDSLGFVQLTLSCSSFYDTACAVADLNLLNSEIGRLGLAISIITGLSNCQFIGIDPSLGPLMIGLTVPVGSPIAEAVQKKLECFDTFVLLPPSYIIADYCSNIGFPYFRMPIEDSLCLALLLNCDGIFYMLYLMAMVEAELMSQQTYTIMIFTNLLITMVTTPIVKHLYHPSRRYAGYKRQTILNSAVNSELRILACVYNQENVPSILNFLEATNPITKESFVCIYVLHLVELVGRATSLLIEHREQKKKQFTRANSRNSSDKIINAFHQFEQQNEGYTIGQCFTAISPFSSMDNDVSQIAMKKRTNLVTIPFSELDEHLYRTVNRNILQKPPCSVGILFDHKNSSGAAIDVSMSLHNIAMIYIGGADDREALAYSMRMADKPNLQLSVFRFTHIKPNQNAKKKDDELIGYLWDKIMNTENIVYKEEDVTDCADTASRIKCLEDSYDFIIVGRRHDSSSPILHGLDEWCVFKELGVIGDLFRFGNATVGVCRKIICRYTSTN
- the LOC113329028 gene encoding uncharacterized protein LOC113329028 → MEYSNVSLIVFLVLISSRKDNLYTEKKQVYGKENRRFGTGKTTKNSKQKANQNYYDRSLNIDNGFQNERCPPKTVPIRRIKKEDLINARKLLQNRIPIDPSAYTLSLMDIRADNQKQTGCFNVLCSGFVQVDNDVSLGAVLEPLSVYGKDAWALHVKVYRDPQTGNWWLITTRTIGYWPKRNFTHLTNNASVLRYGGVAGAKPQTPSPPMGNGYLPQLEDYLETAFMRKMKYIDEKGQSVNLNPYGVPIKHDATLDCYNILFAGNIGGDWEITTAFGGPGGMCP